In a single window of the Antedon mediterranea chromosome 1, ecAntMedi1.1, whole genome shotgun sequence genome:
- the LOC140042990 gene encoding uncharacterized protein, with protein MLVEKTDILKRWTEYIGELFFDVRQAMPSFPDSEEGPKILKAEVRTAIKRLRKNKAAGPDGVVIEEYGVEKLTEVINKIYEDGSFPEDLSKSIFIALPKKPGAVECEKHRTISLMSHVTKIILRILLMRARSRLKP; from the coding sequence ATGCTTGTTGAAAAGACTGATATTTTGAAAAGATGGACAGAGTATATCGGGGAGCTGTTTTTTGATGTTAGACAAGCAATGCCAAGCTTTCCTGACTCGGAAGAAGGACCAAAGATCTTGAAAGCAGAAGTACGAACAGCAATCAAGAGGTTGAGGAAGAATAAGGCGGCAGGACCGGATGGTGTAGTCATTGAAGAGTATGGAGTGGAAAAGTTAACTGAAGTGATCAATAAGATATATGAGGATGGAAGTTTCCCTGAGGACTTGAGTAAGTCCATTTTTATTGCCCTTCCGAAGAAACCAGGTGCTGTAGAGTGTGAAAAACATCGTACAATCAGCCTCATGAGTCATGTCACCAAGATCATTCTGAGGATACTACTTATGAGAGCAAGAAGTAGATTAAAACCATAG
- the LOC140043006 gene encoding craniofacial development protein 2-like, giving the protein MKANGVKGVHPSYEGGSSPDRVSHVRQVELDRHKATVRNRSTIRLGTWNVRILYQDGKLESVKQEMMRLNINILGINETHWTNNGEFMIDDYKMIYAGGDKHEKGVGLLLDGDMAKCMLGYWAVSERVMLVKLQGQPFNISIVVVYAPTADSTDEEIDNFYATLDQAKSQCKSDEINIIMGDLNAKVGHGQDGNTVGEHGIGERNERGDRWVNWCKAKDMTITNTWFKEHPRRIYTWKSPGDVTRNQIDYIAVNSRCKRAVTHAKTYPGADCGSDHIPVVCTLQSKLKKVKKAKNVQKLDFEQLNSPEIRMEYSIQVKNKFDILVDEGEEITWDTIRDILVETAKESLPKKERRRKNKWVSEEILSMMRDRQKISTVVDQVKNIKI; this is encoded by the coding sequence ATGAAAGCTAACGGCGTAAAGGGGGTACATCCATCGTATGAAGGAGGCTCCTCGCCCGATAGGGTGTCTCATGTGCGACAGGTGGAGCTCGACCGTCATAAAGCTACTGTCCGCAATAGAAGTACAATCAGACTAGGAACGTGGAATGTGAGGATCTTGTATCAAGATGGCAAACTTGAAAGTGTTAAGCAGGAAATGATGAGACTCAACATCAATATATTAGGGATAAATGAAACTCATTGGACAAATAATGGTGAATTTATGATTGATGATTACAAGATGATTTACGCTGGAGGAGACAAACATGAAAAAGGTGTAGGGTTGCTTTTGGATGGTGATATGGCTAAATGTATGCTGGGCTATTGGGCTGTGAGTGAAAGAGTTATGCTGGTCAAACTGCAGGGACAACCCTTCAATATCTCTATCGTAGTGGTTTATGCACCTACAGCTGACAGCACAGATGAAGAAATAGATAACTTTTATGCGACCTTAGACCAGGCCAAATCCCAATGCAAATCAGATGAGATAAATATCATCATGGGTGATCTGAATGCAAAGGTTGGCCATGGACAGGATGGAAATACAGTTGGAGAGCATGGGATTGGTGAAAGAAATGAGCGTGGTGATAGATGGGTGAACTGGTGTAAAGCTAAGGATATGACCATAACAAATACATGGTTCAAAGAGCATCCCAGACGAATATACACATGGAAGAGCCCTGGTGATGTGACGAGGAACCAGATTGACTACATTGCAGTAAACAGTAGGTGCAAAAGGGCAGTGACTCATGCAAAAACATACCCAGGGGCAGATTGTGGAAGTGACCACATTCCAGTTGTTTGCACACTTCAATCAAAGTTAAAAAAGGTGAAGAAAGCCAAAAATGTACAGAAATTAGACTTTGAGCAGCTAAACAGTCCGGAGATCCGTATGGAATATTCCATTCAAGTGAAGAATAAGTTTGACATCCTTGTAGATGAAGGTGAAGAGATTACGTGGGATACAATAAGAGACATCCTTGTTGAGACAGCCAAAGAATCCTTACCCAAGAAAGAGAGAAGAAGGAAGAACAAATGGGTGTCCGAAGAGATACTATCAATGATGAGGGATAGACAGAAGATTAGTACTGTAGTAGATCAAGTAAAGAATATAAAGATCTAG
- the LOC140062996 gene encoding mitotic spindle assembly checkpoint protein MAD1-like isoform X1, whose amino-acid sequence MLLLFILKMAVPEDSTVVIRMMDEFEAYIAKDIKKHRMEHPEKEEEIKLTKLKNDMQVEKTNHKRICLELENSLAKETIEKEKYLEKVTSLTQKLEYLSKQEDKKYKEVNELKTAKESMRGQYEQLITDLRKQKLDIMTAHQDLKLESSTQISELFQKLTKKNSEVTLLQTDLEGVKSQLQHQIRRGAEASSLRRALENCKEELTASRQKTRELQQKISNQEGEASVAKAMCNSVKDLRQYEKENKQMKADLIKYKEMSSGKLLAEEKVLSLEGKLNRAERRLEEFNKLKMEHEAQQSRLSEWEACCNLNQHGIRSPLELAHWLADLQQKEVVMAGKQGMLESSSNAHEEAYKSVSDKLASTGSRLLEAEMKSRQLEELAKRLQKRLVLLKKERDSLNQVLNTYDNELLRGGANSKIVNRLQQTMLNLQASQKQVEELESNVQTAQETAGKERLESQKLNFQIDELKQKLDIALKTQITPVVDTRPQNTEEMKAAKEKARQLEVENEKLLERLEVLETHMEQRALQGDYDPTKSKIIHLKFNPTSQAKKRKLEDTEKLREECEKLRHRVRQLEAKGMAEDTADVTIISSKDVQELQKEMKASELRNKRLKEVFATKVQEFREACYRLTGYQIDNPSTNKYCLKSMYAETPEDVLLFQCTSGGEMQLLGNEYSSSLGDLIAMHLQQQQSIPAFLSNITLDLFSKQTMVTQ is encoded by the exons aGAAACACCGTATGGAACATCCTGAAAAGGAAGAAGAAATAAAACTAACTAAATTGAAAAATGACATGCAGGTGGAAAAAACAAATCACAAACGTATCTGCTTGGAACTTGAAAACAGCTTAGcaaaagaaacaattgaaaaagaA AAATATTTAGAAAAGGTGACCAGTTTGACGCAGAAGTTAGAATATTTGTCAAAACAAGAAGACaagaaatataaagaagtgAATGAATTAAAAACGGCGAAGGAAAGTATGAGGGGTCAATATGAACAACTCATTACtgatttaagaaaacaaaaacttGATATCATGACGGCGCATCAAGAT TTGAAATTGgaatctagtacacaaatttCAGAGCTGTTTCAAAAACTGACAAA GAAAAATTCTGAGGTAACGCTACTGCAAACAGATTTGGAAGGTGTTAAGAGTCAACTACAACATCAGATtag GCGTGGTGCTGAAGCTTCTAGTCTAAGAAGGGCCCTTGAAAATTGCAAGGAAGAATTAACAGCTTCTCGTCAAAAAACCAGG GAATTACAACAAAAGATTTCTAACCAAGAGGGAGAAGCAAGTGTTGCTAAAGCTATGTGCAATTCTGTCAAGGATCTAAGACaatatgaaaaagaaaataaacaaatgaagGCTGACCTAATCAAATACAa GGAAATGAGCTCAGGAAAGTTGTTGGCGGAAGAGAAGGTACTCAGTCTTGAAGGCAAACTTAACAGAGCTGAACGACGATTAGAAGAGTTCAACAAGTTAAAAATGGAACATGAA GCTCAGCAATCCAGACTCAGTGAATGGGAAGCATGTTGCAATTTGAACCAACACGGTATTAG ATCACCCTTGGAGTTAGCTCATTGGCTAGCTGACTTACAACAGAAAGAGGTCGTCATGGCAGGGAAGCAAGGCATGTTGGAATCAAG CTCAAATGCACATGAGGAAGCTTACAAAAGCGTATCAGACAAACTAGCCTCCACAGGGTCCAGGCTTTTAGAAGCAGAAATGAAGAGTAGACAGCTTGAGGAGCTTGCAAAACGACTACAGAAGAGGCTAGTGCTGTTAAAAAAG GAAAGAGATAGTTTAAATCAGGTTTTGAACACGTACGACAATGAGTTACTGCGGGGAGGAGCTAATTCAAAGATTGTGAATCGTTTACAGCAGACAATGCTAAACTTGCAGGCCAGCCAGAAACAGGTGGAGGAACTTGAG AGCAATGTACAAACAGCACAAGAAACAGCTGGTAAAGAAAGACTAGAATCTCAGAAGCTAAACTTTCAAATTGATGAGCTGAAGCAGAAACTAGACATTGCATTGAAAACTCAAATTACTCCAGTAGTAGATACTAGACCACAGAATACAGAAGAGATGAAGGCTGCCAAAGAGAAAGCACGGCAGCTTGAGGTGGAGAATGAGAAACTACTAGAGAGATTGGAAGTATTGGAAACCCACATGGAACAAAGAGCACTGCAG GGAGATTATGATCCTACAAAGTCTAAGATAATACATTTGAAGTTCAACCCAACTTCACAAGCAAAGAAACGAAAGCTGGAAGACACTGAGAAGTTAAGAGAAGAGTGTGAAAAGCTGCGGCATCGTGTACGTCAATTGGAGGCGAAAGGAATGGCAGAAGATACAGCTGACGTGACAATCATATCTAGCAAAGATGTACAAG aacTGCAAAAGGAAATGAAAGCATCTGAACTACGGAATAAACGCCTGAAGGAAGTGTTTGCAACCAAAGTTCAAGAGTTTCGAGAAGCTTGCTATCGTCTGACAGGCTACCAAATAGACAACCCATCAACAAACAAGTATTGTTTAAAGTCAATGTATGCAGAAACACCTGAAGATGTTCTATTATTCCAG TGTACATCAGGCGGGGAAATGCAGCTCTTGGgtaatgaatattcatcatCTCTTGGTGACTTAATTGCAATGCATCTACAGCAACAGCAAAGTATCCCAGCATTCCTTAGTAATATCACCCTAGACTTGTTTAGCAAGCAGACAATGGTAACTCAATGA
- the LOC140062996 gene encoding mitotic spindle assembly checkpoint protein MAD1-like isoform X2, which produces MAVPEDSTVVIRMMDEFEAYIAKDIKKHRMEHPEKEEEIKLTKLKNDMQVEKTNHKRICLELENSLAKETIEKEKYLEKVTSLTQKLEYLSKQEDKKYKEVNELKTAKESMRGQYEQLITDLRKQKLDIMTAHQDLKLESSTQISELFQKLTKKNSEVTLLQTDLEGVKSQLQHQIRRGAEASSLRRALENCKEELTASRQKTRELQQKISNQEGEASVAKAMCNSVKDLRQYEKENKQMKADLIKYKEMSSGKLLAEEKVLSLEGKLNRAERRLEEFNKLKMEHEAQQSRLSEWEACCNLNQHGIRSPLELAHWLADLQQKEVVMAGKQGMLESSSNAHEEAYKSVSDKLASTGSRLLEAEMKSRQLEELAKRLQKRLVLLKKERDSLNQVLNTYDNELLRGGANSKIVNRLQQTMLNLQASQKQVEELESNVQTAQETAGKERLESQKLNFQIDELKQKLDIALKTQITPVVDTRPQNTEEMKAAKEKARQLEVENEKLLERLEVLETHMEQRALQGDYDPTKSKIIHLKFNPTSQAKKRKLEDTEKLREECEKLRHRVRQLEAKGMAEDTADVTIISSKDVQELQKEMKASELRNKRLKEVFATKVQEFREACYRLTGYQIDNPSTNKYCLKSMYAETPEDVLLFQCTSGGEMQLLGNEYSSSLGDLIAMHLQQQQSIPAFLSNITLDLFSKQTMVTQ; this is translated from the exons aGAAACACCGTATGGAACATCCTGAAAAGGAAGAAGAAATAAAACTAACTAAATTGAAAAATGACATGCAGGTGGAAAAAACAAATCACAAACGTATCTGCTTGGAACTTGAAAACAGCTTAGcaaaagaaacaattgaaaaagaA AAATATTTAGAAAAGGTGACCAGTTTGACGCAGAAGTTAGAATATTTGTCAAAACAAGAAGACaagaaatataaagaagtgAATGAATTAAAAACGGCGAAGGAAAGTATGAGGGGTCAATATGAACAACTCATTACtgatttaagaaaacaaaaacttGATATCATGACGGCGCATCAAGAT TTGAAATTGgaatctagtacacaaatttCAGAGCTGTTTCAAAAACTGACAAA GAAAAATTCTGAGGTAACGCTACTGCAAACAGATTTGGAAGGTGTTAAGAGTCAACTACAACATCAGATtag GCGTGGTGCTGAAGCTTCTAGTCTAAGAAGGGCCCTTGAAAATTGCAAGGAAGAATTAACAGCTTCTCGTCAAAAAACCAGG GAATTACAACAAAAGATTTCTAACCAAGAGGGAGAAGCAAGTGTTGCTAAAGCTATGTGCAATTCTGTCAAGGATCTAAGACaatatgaaaaagaaaataaacaaatgaagGCTGACCTAATCAAATACAa GGAAATGAGCTCAGGAAAGTTGTTGGCGGAAGAGAAGGTACTCAGTCTTGAAGGCAAACTTAACAGAGCTGAACGACGATTAGAAGAGTTCAACAAGTTAAAAATGGAACATGAA GCTCAGCAATCCAGACTCAGTGAATGGGAAGCATGTTGCAATTTGAACCAACACGGTATTAG ATCACCCTTGGAGTTAGCTCATTGGCTAGCTGACTTACAACAGAAAGAGGTCGTCATGGCAGGGAAGCAAGGCATGTTGGAATCAAG CTCAAATGCACATGAGGAAGCTTACAAAAGCGTATCAGACAAACTAGCCTCCACAGGGTCCAGGCTTTTAGAAGCAGAAATGAAGAGTAGACAGCTTGAGGAGCTTGCAAAACGACTACAGAAGAGGCTAGTGCTGTTAAAAAAG GAAAGAGATAGTTTAAATCAGGTTTTGAACACGTACGACAATGAGTTACTGCGGGGAGGAGCTAATTCAAAGATTGTGAATCGTTTACAGCAGACAATGCTAAACTTGCAGGCCAGCCAGAAACAGGTGGAGGAACTTGAG AGCAATGTACAAACAGCACAAGAAACAGCTGGTAAAGAAAGACTAGAATCTCAGAAGCTAAACTTTCAAATTGATGAGCTGAAGCAGAAACTAGACATTGCATTGAAAACTCAAATTACTCCAGTAGTAGATACTAGACCACAGAATACAGAAGAGATGAAGGCTGCCAAAGAGAAAGCACGGCAGCTTGAGGTGGAGAATGAGAAACTACTAGAGAGATTGGAAGTATTGGAAACCCACATGGAACAAAGAGCACTGCAG GGAGATTATGATCCTACAAAGTCTAAGATAATACATTTGAAGTTCAACCCAACTTCACAAGCAAAGAAACGAAAGCTGGAAGACACTGAGAAGTTAAGAGAAGAGTGTGAAAAGCTGCGGCATCGTGTACGTCAATTGGAGGCGAAAGGAATGGCAGAAGATACAGCTGACGTGACAATCATATCTAGCAAAGATGTACAAG aacTGCAAAAGGAAATGAAAGCATCTGAACTACGGAATAAACGCCTGAAGGAAGTGTTTGCAACCAAAGTTCAAGAGTTTCGAGAAGCTTGCTATCGTCTGACAGGCTACCAAATAGACAACCCATCAACAAACAAGTATTGTTTAAAGTCAATGTATGCAGAAACACCTGAAGATGTTCTATTATTCCAG TGTACATCAGGCGGGGAAATGCAGCTCTTGGgtaatgaatattcatcatCTCTTGGTGACTTAATTGCAATGCATCTACAGCAACAGCAAAGTATCCCAGCATTCCTTAGTAATATCACCCTAGACTTGTTTAGCAAGCAGACAATGGTAACTCAATGA